TATAGGCTAATGCATCAAAAAGATCAGAAGAGCACTTTACGGCTGAATTATTTTGGATGTCTTGAATTTCAAATCGATCAATTAAACTTCTGAGACTCAGTCTGAAAGTCGGATTGAAAATGTGGTGTTGATTTCGCAATAAATCACTCAAATAGACACCTTCTCTAACTCCTGCACCAGATGTGATAACGTGCTTGGTGCCTAGCTTGGCAGTAACGGCATCAAAGATATATAAGCCTTCCCGAATGGTATCGATACGCTCTTTTTTGATTCCAAAATCTTTGAGTTGAATGGTCGGTGACGTTTTGATATCGCGAATTAACTCCAAGTAATCACTAAGCTGATATTCAAAGCCGTGTACGGTTTTGAGCGGATAGTTGATTTTTGCCATAATGAGCTTTGAGAGATAGCGTGTTGTTCCTCCGATGACGATGAGTTTCTCAGTCTTAAAATCATCAGGCAACGCCTGGACAATCTCTTCAACAAATTTAGCGATTTTATCTGTTTTGGCATGTTTGTCTAAAAACAACTCTTTAAGTCGGACGGTCCCCACATTGAGTGAGATGGTCTGTATGATTTTATTGTTTTGGATAAAAGAGAGTTCTGTCGAGCCTCCCCCGATGTCTATCGTCGCAGCTTTATCAAATGGTTTGAGATGGTTAATAGCGGCAATACCACCATAATAAGCCTCTTTTTTCCCATCAATAATCTTGATGTTAATATGGAGCTCTTTTTTGACTCTATTGATAAAAGAGGGGGCATTGGGCGCATCTCGCAGTGCTGATGTCGCCACGCAGAGTGTCTTTTGACATTTCAACGATTTGATGATATTTTTGAAACTGCCCAGCGCATCATAGGCTCTTTGTAGTGGAACTTCTTGAAGGACTCCACCATTTTCGTAGGCGCCCTCCCCAATGCGTACTTGGCTTTTGACTTCTTTGATCATATGAAAGGCCAGATGGCTTGTCTTTTCAAAAACAACCATTCTGGCAGAATTTGAGCCAATATCTATAATGGCGGTTCGTTTTGCCATTACTCTTCGCTGTTTAACTGTTCAAATTTTAACTTTAACTCTTCTAAACTCTCTTTGTTGTCTTCATCAGGGATGATACAATCAACCGGACAGATTGAGATACACGCAGGTTCATCATAGTGTCCAACACATTCAGTACAAATATCTGGATCGATGATGTAAATGGGATCAGATTCTTCTATTGCATTGTTAGGGCATTCTTCTCTACATGCATCACAAGCGATGCATTCGTCTGTTATCATTAGTGACATATTTTGTTTCCTCAAAAATAAAATTTTAAAACTTATACACTAAAAATACTTTAAGGAAATTTAAAAAATTGATTTTTTATAATTTTTTACGATTTTTTATCTTCTGGGATAAATAAAGTAGCAATAGTACCGGAAGCATCTATTCTATTTTTTAATGATATTTCTGCACCGATGGCATTAGCCGCACCCTGAGCTAAAAAGAGTCCAAGCCCAACACCGGACTTATTTCCATAGCGTTTAAAAGGAGCAAAAAGATCCAATTTTTCATCAATACCACAGCCCTCATCAATGACTTTGACGACGTAGCCATTGTCCTCTTCGTAGCATTTAATGATGATGGATTTACCAATAGGTGTGAATTTGATAGCATTTTGGACAAAATTTTGTAAGATATGTATAATCAAAGTAGGTTGCGTTTTGATGATGTAGCTATCTGGCGATATCTCTGCTTCTAAACTTTTCTCCACTTGGTGGGCTAAGATTCTAAAGTTATTGAGTTTTTCTTTGAGAAATTTGACAAGGTCCATCTTGATAGGCTCTTCAAAATGGGCACTCTCTTGTCTTCCAATCTCTAAAATATTACTAATCATCTTATTCATCTCATCAATGGTCAGATTATTACTGCGTATGGTCTCAATGTATTTTTCAGGCTCTCTTTTTTTGATGAGGGTCACTTCATTTTTGGTTTTCATGACCGCTAGGGGCGTTTTGAGCTCATGAGAGGTGCCGATAAAAAGCTCTTTTTGGTACTCTACAAACACCTGGATTCGCTTGACC
This genomic window from Sulfurospirillum sp. 1612 contains:
- a CDS encoding Ppx/GppA phosphatase family protein → MAKRTAIIDIGSNSARMVVFEKTSHLAFHMIKEVKSQVRIGEGAYENGGVLQEVPLQRAYDALGSFKNIIKSLKCQKTLCVATSALRDAPNAPSFINRVKKELHINIKIIDGKKEAYYGGIAAINHLKPFDKAATIDIGGGSTELSFIQNNKIIQTISLNVGTVRLKELFLDKHAKTDKIAKFVEEIVQALPDDFKTEKLIVIGGTTRYLSKLIMAKINYPLKTVHGFEYQLSDYLELIRDIKTSPTIQLKDFGIKKERIDTIREGLYIFDAVTAKLGTKHVITSGAGVREGVYLSDLLRNQHHIFNPTFRLSLRSLIDRFEIQDIQNNSAVKCSSDLFDALAYIHQIDSQYKKELEIAAKLYNIGIKLNFYQKNLHSFYFILNNLNYGFTHQEKILVAILIKYHMKKLPSAEEISRYQDLLPHIDTVNWLSFILSLTNCLHEDLINATFEFEYKNHTLYINSSKKLNLAKESIKKLAKPASFAIVLNESRFF
- a CDS encoding YfhL family 4Fe-4S dicluster ferredoxin, encoding MSLMITDECIACDACREECPNNAIEESDPIYIIDPDICTECVGHYDEPACISICPVDCIIPDEDNKESLEELKLKFEQLNSEE
- a CDS encoding sensor histidine kinase, which translates into the protein MFSKKSIRNSFILQLVLASTVLIVIFSIILYNYIKISIYKDLTNSLKKEAALVAVSKSSDLNQLGVNLFDPELSIQDLKVKTVIRVDAKTKIFFEHSTRNNQHYLRIYYPLNKAKALFISITKNISDTDKLLNEILKNILTINLIAIFLILFYALFLSRMLLLPIKSLTMKLANMNESFLQKIDLRTLPEEFVPLGKSINGLVKRIQVFVEYQKELFIGTSHELKTPLAVMKTKNEVTLIKKREPEKYIETIRSNNLTIDEMNKMISNILEIGRQESAHFEEPIKMDLVKFLKEKLNNFRILAHQVEKSLEAEISPDSYIIKTQPTLIIHILQNFVQNAIKFTPIGKSIIIKCYEEDNGYVVKVIDEGCGIDEKLDLFAPFKRYGNKSGVGLGLFLAQGAANAIGAEISLKNRIDASGTIATLFIPEDKKS